From Candidatus Acidiferrales bacterium, one genomic window encodes:
- a CDS encoding Hpt domain-containing protein — MSNDEGFEHLKTLFHDDMAEKIKALQSAVVDSNWDAVGRLSHQIGGTAKSFGYPEISTMAHELERSVRKISLGEVADLVKKISDALVL; from the coding sequence TTGAGCAACGACGAGGGTTTTGAACATCTGAAAACTCTGTTCCATGACGACATGGCAGAAAAAATAAAGGCGCTGCAATCGGCAGTCGTAGATTCAAACTGGGATGCCGTCGGCAGGTTATCTCATCAAATCGGCGGCACGGCGAAATCGTTCGGTTATCCTGAAATTTCAACGATGGCGCATGAGCTGGAACGATCCGTCCGCAAAATCAGTTTAGGTGAGGTGGCTGACTTGGTCAAGAAAATTTCAGATGCGCTTGTTCTTTGA
- a CDS encoding response regulator has product MKDILVVDDNAINRQLAVYLLKKSGYNVYEADSGKQVFEFLQKQSPDVILLDIQLPEIDGVEVLKQIRENRSTKEIKVIALTAYTMRGDKERFEAAGFDGYLPKPIEPKTFANQILEIYNS; this is encoded by the coding sequence ATGAAAGATATCTTGGTCGTCGACGACAATGCGATAAACCGCCAGCTTGCCGTATACCTGCTCAAGAAAAGCGGCTATAATGTTTATGAGGCCGATTCCGGGAAGCAAGTTTTCGAATTTCTCCAAAAACAATCGCCGGATGTCATTCTGCTTGATATCCAGCTCCCTGAAATAGACGGCGTGGAGGTTCTGAAGCAGATACGAGAAAACAGGTCGACGAAAGAAATCAAGGTCATCGCTCTTACCGCTTACACGATGCGTGGCGACAAAGAGAGATTTGAGGCAGCTGGGTTCGACGGTTACTTGCCGAAGCCTATCGAACCGAAAACTTTTGCGAACCAGATTCTAGAGATATATAACTCTTGA
- a CDS encoding S9 family peptidase, whose translation MKNHSLCTMLLLVVAIPSFADAQSKKAYANIEEALRSTSILTGKSGPRSLNWIDGGKQYSYIATNDSTKHEEIRSFDPGTGKDELVFDAQGLTFPDTNRQFEYQSFQWARDSKHILFQTNFRKIYRRSGISDYYVYSLDNKELKVAAKSARTAELSPDGSMVGYERGGNMFVYDFASKKETQLTNDATGEIFNGHYDWVYEEEFGQAQAWNWSPDDKHIAYWQFDESPVPEIQISNYEGLHNEWEKIPIPQVGDSNPRVRIGVLDVMTGKNIRLDPGENGDFYIPRVYWTSQPNILAMIVLNRAQNDLKLYFFNVTDGSRRLLMEEKNNTWVAIFNFYTNVNDMMFLPDKIREFFWVSDRSGYYQIYRYDYNGRLLNRVTQGNWDVIKVLRIDPDKKIIYYTSAEASPLEENIYSINFDGTKEKRLSKASGFHAFDLSPNCNYYIDTYSNVGQPRQVELWSTDGKMVKKLEDNASVGEFVQSHEYSPRVLFSFTTSDSVKLDCSMIKPIDFDSTKKYPVIMAIYGGPESHGVYNSFDASGWDQWLAQNGYIIVNVNNRGNANYGSAFMKVVYDNLGYWESRDFVETARYLTSLPYVDSTKMAIMGTSYGGYSTVFTMLTHPGIFKVGIANSPVTDWRLYDDIYTERYMGLLSQNDSGYIRSSCMTYADSLKGKLLVVHSMMDDNVHPINTMQLLTALENAGKDVDLRIFPPGAHGAVYSSVTYLLLLKTYDEYLNLYLRGNCGKSDLDQ comes from the coding sequence ATGAAGAACCATAGTCTGTGTACCATGTTACTTCTGGTTGTCGCGATTCCGTCGTTTGCGGACGCTCAATCGAAAAAGGCCTACGCAAACATAGAGGAAGCGCTTCGTTCAACCTCAATACTGACGGGAAAATCCGGACCGAGAAGCTTGAACTGGATCGACGGAGGCAAGCAATATTCGTACATTGCGACCAACGATTCAACAAAACATGAAGAGATTCGCTCATTCGATCCGGGGACTGGAAAGGATGAACTTGTGTTTGATGCGCAAGGATTGACTTTTCCCGACACGAATAGACAATTTGAATATCAATCCTTTCAGTGGGCGCGAGACTCGAAACATATTTTATTCCAGACGAATTTCAGAAAGATTTATCGGAGGTCCGGGATCTCGGATTATTATGTTTATTCTTTAGATAACAAGGAGTTAAAAGTCGCCGCCAAGAGTGCGAGGACGGCAGAATTATCTCCCGATGGTTCCATGGTTGGATATGAGCGCGGTGGGAATATGTTTGTCTACGATTTCGCTTCGAAGAAGGAAACTCAGTTGACAAACGACGCGACCGGAGAAATTTTCAATGGCCATTACGATTGGGTCTATGAAGAAGAATTCGGTCAGGCGCAGGCATGGAATTGGTCGCCTGACGATAAGCACATCGCTTACTGGCAATTCGACGAAAGTCCGGTCCCCGAGATACAGATCTCGAATTATGAAGGACTCCACAACGAATGGGAGAAGATTCCTATACCGCAGGTCGGCGATTCGAATCCCAGAGTTCGGATCGGAGTCCTCGATGTAATGACGGGGAAGAATATAAGGCTGGATCCTGGTGAAAACGGAGATTTTTACATTCCAAGAGTTTACTGGACCAGCCAGCCGAATATACTTGCCATGATCGTTCTCAATCGGGCGCAGAACGACCTCAAGCTTTATTTTTTCAATGTGACTGACGGTAGCCGGCGGCTGCTCATGGAGGAGAAAAATAACACGTGGGTTGCAATTTTTAATTTTTACACAAACGTGAATGACATGATGTTTCTTCCCGATAAGATACGCGAGTTCTTCTGGGTCTCAGATAGAAGCGGTTACTATCAGATTTATCGATATGACTATAATGGTAGGTTGCTGAACCGGGTGACGCAGGGGAATTGGGACGTGATAAAAGTTTTGAGGATAGATCCGGACAAGAAAATTATTTATTACACATCGGCTGAAGCTTCTCCCCTGGAAGAAAACATTTACTCAATCAATTTCGACGGAACAAAAGAAAAACGTCTGTCGAAAGCATCCGGATTTCATGCTTTCGATTTATCGCCTAACTGCAATTATTACATCGACACCTATTCGAATGTCGGGCAGCCGCGTCAAGTTGAATTGTGGAGCACCGACGGAAAGATGGTCAAAAAACTGGAAGACAACGCTTCGGTCGGCGAATTTGTTCAAAGTCACGAATACTCCCCGCGCGTGCTTTTCAGTTTTACAACGTCCGATTCCGTCAAGTTAGATTGTTCTATGATTAAGCCGATCGACTTCGATTCGACGAAGAAATATCCGGTCATAATGGCGATTTACGGAGGACCGGAATCCCACGGCGTGTACAACTCTTTCGATGCCTCCGGATGGGACCAGTGGCTGGCGCAAAACGGCTACATCATCGTGAATGTGAATAACCGCGGCAATGCAAACTACGGAAGCGCATTTATGAAAGTCGTGTATGATAATTTAGGTTATTGGGAAAGCCGCGATTTTGTCGAGACGGCGCGTTACCTCACATCACTTCCTTACGTCGATTCAACAAAGATGGCGATCATGGGGACGAGTTATGGCGGTTATAGCACTGTCTTCACGATGCTGACGCATCCCGGAATATTTAAAGTTGGAATAGCAAATTCCCCTGTGACTGATTGGCGACTGTACGACGATATTTACACCGAACGTTACATGGGACTTCTTTCCCAAAACGACTCCGGGTACATCAGAAGCTCCTGCATGACTTACGCCGACAGCCTCAAAGGTAAGTTGCTTGTCGTTCATTCGATGATGGATGATAATGTTCACCCGATCAACACGATGCAGCTCCTGACGGCCTTGGAGAATGCCGGCAAAGATGTAGACCTCAGGATTTTTCCGCCTGGCGCCCACGGTGCAGTTTACAGTTCCGTCACTTACCTCTTGCTGCTGAAAACTTATGATGAGTATCTTAACCTTTATCTCAGGGGCAACTGCGGAAAGTCAGATTTGGATCAATGA
- a CDS encoding SIMPL domain-containing protein — protein sequence MKPLPFLFISLFVAGTSYSQTESSRTEINSEITVSAEATVSAEPDIAEFHLAIVSRQQLATDAFKHYASTYGALQSSLGELIDSKELKTGKLSITPSFNEKNPDQTTPIYYQVSALMTLSVPLSQLNKLLAQITSVEGVTINGIEFRAKNQDSLQTAALEDAVKKAHEKAQAIAKLENLRDLKVKTMTTSISRPPVPFYGARMESIAAAPSLNASDVTVSASITVTYSAR from the coding sequence ATGAAACCACTTCCCTTTCTTTTCATTTCACTGTTCGTCGCCGGAACAAGTTATTCACAGACCGAATCCTCAAGGACTGAGATCAATTCAGAAATAACGGTCTCTGCAGAAGCAACCGTTTCTGCAGAACCTGATATAGCAGAGTTCCATCTCGCCATAGTATCTAGACAGCAGCTCGCGACGGACGCGTTCAAACATTACGCGAGCACTTACGGAGCTCTTCAGAGTTCTCTCGGTGAATTGATCGATTCGAAGGAGTTGAAGACGGGAAAATTGTCTATAACTCCTTCTTTCAATGAAAAAAATCCCGACCAGACGACGCCGATTTATTATCAGGTGTCTGCACTCATGACACTCTCGGTGCCTCTCTCGCAACTCAACAAACTCCTCGCTCAGATTACTTCCGTAGAAGGAGTTACCATTAATGGGATCGAGTTCCGTGCGAAAAACCAGGACAGCCTGCAGACCGCTGCTCTGGAAGACGCGGTTAAGAAGGCACATGAGAAGGCTCAGGCAATCGCAAAGTTAGAGAATCTCAGAGACCTGAAAGTGAAAACCATGACTACTTCCATCTCCCGTCCTCCTGTGCCATTTTACGGCGCGCGAATGGAATCGATAGCGGCGGCCCCATCATTGAATGCCTCGGATGTTACCGTTTCGGCATCCATCACAGTTACCTATTCGGCTAGGTGA